From Selenomonas sp. AB3002, one genomic window encodes:
- the guaA gene encoding glutamine-hydrolyzing GMP synthase, whose amino-acid sequence MILVLDFGGQYNQLIARRVREEHVYCEVHPHTLSLEKIREMAPKGIILTGGPNSVYKSESATCSKELFSMGIPVLGICYGSQLMSHLLGGRVETAPTSEYGKTEVQVDKHASKLFKEVDGKTICWMSHTDYIAAAPAGFEVTAHTPVCPVAAMENEAEKLYAVQFHPEVMHTVQGKTMLKNFVYEVCGCSGSWQMGSFVQETIEELKEKIGSGRALCALSGGVDSSVAAVLMSKAIGKQLTCVFVDHGLLRKDEGDQVEAVFGPNGPYDVNFIRVNAKERFYEKLKGVTEPEAKRKIIGEEFIRVFEEEAKKIGAVDFLVQGTIYPDVIESGLGNSATIKSHHNVGGLPDYVDFKEIVEPLRLLFKDEVRTAGRELGIPEYLVSRQPFPGPGLGIRIIGDVTEEKVKIVQEADAIYREEVDKAGVKGLGQYFAALTNMRSVGVMGDGRTYDYAIALRAVMTSDFMTAESAQIPWEVLQKVTSRIVNEVKGVNRVLYDCTGKPPATIEFE is encoded by the coding sequence ATGATTTTGGTGCTGGACTTCGGAGGTCAGTACAATCAGCTGATTGCCCGCCGGGTGCGTGAGGAGCATGTGTACTGCGAGGTGCACCCCCATACCCTGAGCCTGGAGAAAATCAGGGAAATGGCACCGAAAGGCATCATATTGACCGGCGGCCCCAACAGCGTTTATAAATCCGAGTCTGCCACCTGCAGCAAGGAACTCTTTTCCATGGGCATTCCCGTGCTGGGCATCTGCTACGGTTCCCAGCTCATGTCCCACCTGCTTGGAGGCAGGGTGGAGACGGCTCCCACCAGCGAATACGGCAAGACCGAGGTTCAGGTGGATAAGCATGCTTCCAAGCTCTTCAAGGAAGTGGACGGCAAGACCATCTGCTGGATGAGCCACACGGACTATATCGCCGCAGCTCCCGCAGGTTTTGAGGTTACGGCCCACACTCCCGTTTGCCCTGTGGCGGCTATGGAGAACGAGGCAGAGAAGCTCTATGCTGTGCAGTTCCACCCGGAGGTCATGCACACGGTGCAGGGCAAGACCATGCTGAAGAACTTTGTCTATGAGGTCTGCGGCTGCTCCGGCTCCTGGCAGATGGGCTCCTTCGTGCAGGAGACCATTGAGGAGCTGAAGGAGAAAATCGGCTCCGGCCGTGCCCTCTGCGCCCTGTCCGGCGGCGTGGATTCCTCTGTGGCAGCTGTGCTCATGTCCAAGGCCATCGGCAAGCAGCTCACCTGCGTATTCGTTGACCACGGCCTGCTCAGAAAGGACGAGGGAGACCAGGTGGAGGCCGTCTTCGGTCCCAATGGCCCCTACGATGTGAACTTCATCCGGGTCAATGCCAAGGAGCGCTTCTATGAGAAGCTCAAGGGCGTGACGGAGCCTGAGGCCAAGCGCAAGATCATCGGCGAGGAGTTCATCCGCGTCTTCGAGGAAGAGGCCAAGAAGATTGGGGCTGTGGACTTCCTGGTGCAGGGCACCATCTACCCGGATGTCATCGAAAGCGGCCTGGGCAACTCCGCTACCATCAAGTCCCACCACAACGTGGGCGGCCTGCCTGACTATGTGGACTTCAAGGAAATCGTGGAGCCTCTGCGCCTGCTCTTCAAGGACGAGGTGCGCACTGCAGGCCGTGAGCTGGGCATCCCCGAGTATCTGGTCAGCCGCCAGCCCTTCCCGGGCCCGGGCCTCGGCATCCGCATCATTGGCGATGTCACCGAGGAAAAGGTGAAGATTGTCCAGGAGGCAGACGCCATCTACCGTGAAGAAGTGGACAAGGCCGGCGTGAAAGGCCTGGGTCAGTACTTCGCCGCCCTCACCAACATGCGCTCCGTAGGCGTCATGGGTGATGGCCGCACCTACGACTATGCCATTGCTCTGCGTGCTGTGATGACCTCCGACTTCATGACAGCCGAAAGCGCCCAGATTCCCTGGGAGGTCTTGCAGAAGGTCACCAGCCGCATCGTCAACGAGGTCAAGGGCGTCAACCGCGTACTCTACGATTGCACCGGCAAGCCGCCTGCTACTATTGAATTTGAATAA
- a CDS encoding rubredoxin, which translates to MCGQVYDPAVGDPEHGIPAGTAFEDLPADWKCPRCKQSKDKFSPA; encoded by the coding sequence ATCTGCGGCCAGGTCTACGACCCGGCTGTTGGCGACCCGGAGCATGGCATTCCGGCAGGAACTGCCTTTGAGGATTTGCCCGCAGACTGGAAATGCCCACGCTGCAAGCAGAGCAAGGACAAGTTCAGCCCCGCGTAA
- a CDS encoding HpcH/HpaI aldolase/citrate lyase family protein translates to MPMVKDYLENKFKHNIEAGKLQYGVAQETTSMDVAEVLATSGYDWLFVDGEHGPHTVQTILAIARTVAAYDMQPVVRIPQAGTGILKQLLDSGIQNIIIPKVESGEETEDIMYWASYAPRGNRGMGASVVRAARFGRHEDYFQRSAEEICILPQIESPKGIENLEAIAKTPGIGGVFLGPIDLAVEMGHGVNIFHPEVEKAMDYAITRIKELGVPVGTIAVTPEQAKHFADLGVSFLGVGADTAFLTQGADAALKMFKDGMK, encoded by the coding sequence ATGCCGATGGTGAAAGATTATCTGGAAAACAAATTCAAGCATAACATCGAGGCTGGGAAGCTGCAGTATGGCGTGGCCCAGGAAACTACTTCCATGGATGTGGCTGAGGTCCTGGCAACGTCAGGCTATGACTGGCTGTTCGTTGATGGGGAGCATGGCCCCCATACGGTTCAGACCATCCTGGCCATCGCCAGGACCGTGGCGGCCTATGATATGCAGCCCGTAGTGCGCATTCCCCAGGCGGGCACAGGCATCCTCAAGCAGCTCCTGGACAGCGGCATCCAGAACATCATCATTCCCAAAGTGGAAAGCGGGGAAGAAACAGAGGATATCATGTACTGGGCATCCTATGCTCCCCGGGGCAACCGCGGCATGGGAGCATCGGTAGTCAGGGCTGCCCGCTTTGGCCGCCACGAGGATTATTTCCAGCGGTCTGCCGAGGAAATCTGCATCCTGCCACAGATTGAAAGCCCCAAGGGCATCGAAAATCTGGAGGCCATAGCCAAGACGCCGGGCATAGGCGGCGTCTTCCTGGGGCCCATCGACCTGGCAGTGGAAATGGGACACGGTGTGAATATCTTCCACCCGGAAGTGGAAAAGGCCATGGACTATGCCATCACCCGCATCAAAGAGCTGGGGGTCCCCGTGGGCACCATTGCCGTTACGCCGGAGCAGGCCAAACACTTTGCTGACCTGGGTGTCAGCTTCTTGGGAGTGGGGGCAGATACAGCCTTCCTGACCCAGGGAGCAGATGCAGCCCTGAAGATGTTCAAGGATGGGATGAAGTAA
- a CDS encoding N-acetyltransferase yields MNKNNYVIRREMPADYAIVENLVRESFWNVYRPGCVEHYVLKHLRQTKEFVAELDFVLEKDGQIIGQNVFVQAEIACDDGTIFPIMTMGPICIAPEWKRQGYGKILLDYSLERAAESGCKAVCFEGNIEFYGKSGFVTADSKGIRYHGLPEGADSSFFLCKELVPGCLDSVNGEYATPSCYFVADENPEDFARYEAGFPQKEKLVLPGQIF; encoded by the coding sequence ATGAATAAGAACAACTATGTGATTCGCAGAGAAATGCCAGCTGACTATGCTATCGTAGAGAATCTTGTACGGGAAAGCTTTTGGAATGTCTACCGTCCTGGATGTGTGGAGCATTATGTGCTGAAGCATTTGCGGCAGACAAAGGAGTTTGTTGCGGAGCTGGATTTCGTACTGGAAAAGGACGGACAGATTATTGGGCAGAATGTCTTTGTGCAGGCAGAGATTGCCTGTGATGACGGTACGATTTTCCCTATCATGACTATGGGGCCTATCTGCATTGCTCCCGAGTGGAAACGGCAGGGCTATGGCAAAATCCTGCTGGACTATTCCCTGGAGCGGGCAGCCGAGTCGGGTTGCAAGGCGGTCTGCTTCGAGGGAAATATTGAATTTTACGGCAAGAGTGGCTTTGTGACCGCTGACTCCAAGGGAATCCGCTACCACGGCTTGCCTGAAGGAGCAGACAGTTCCTTCTTCCTGTGCAAGGAACTTGTGCCCGGCTGCCTGGATTCAGTCAACGGGGAATACGCCACTCCCTCATGCTACTTTGTGGCAGATGAGAATCCTGAGGATTTCGCTCGGTATGAGGCAGGCTTCCCCCAAAAAGAAAAGCTGGTATTGCCAGGACAGATTTTCTGA
- a CDS encoding GNAT family N-acetyltransferase: MEKIETARLCLTLASDGEMERVIAAEADAEMKKAYGEMLHGAQEHPEIRELYAMWLIKLKGKPDTIIGDLCFKGLSEDGMVEIGYGVSPTYEHHGYATEAVRALVDWAAKREDVKSIEAETDESNAASMRVLEKCGFAPRGKLGAEGPRFILR; this comes from the coding sequence ATGGAAAAAATCGAAACTGCCAGGCTTTGCCTTACATTGGCAAGTGATGGGGAAATGGAACGCGTTATAGCGGCAGAGGCTGATGCTGAGATGAAAAAAGCCTATGGCGAAATGCTGCATGGGGCACAGGAGCACCCGGAGATAAGGGAACTCTATGCCATGTGGCTCATAAAACTGAAGGGAAAACCTGACACTATTATTGGTGATCTGTGCTTCAAAGGGCTGTCCGAAGACGGCATGGTGGAAATCGGCTATGGCGTATCCCCCACCTATGAGCATCACGGCTATGCCACCGAAGCGGTCAGAGCACTAGTTGACTGGGCTGCCAAACGTGAAGACGTAAAATCCATAGAAGCGGAGACCGATGAGAGCAATGCCGCTTCTATGCGGGTACTGGAAAAATGCGGCTTTGCACCCAGGGGGAAACTGGGTGCAGAAGGGCCACGTTTCATCTTGAGATGA